The Desulfosporosinus acidiphilus SJ4 genome has a window encoding:
- a CDS encoding lytic transglycosylase domain-containing protein has translation MLKKKKTIGTSKKLLLVLIVVILIGFVLLNIPTFEKIIYPYPHQKIVEKYAAQYGVDPLLVVAIIREESKFFPQSQSHKGAVGLMQLMPSTAQAIAESLGDKSYSNEDLINPETNIQFGTWYLGSLEKVFSNNLILVIAAYNGGRGHVQEWIKSGQINPNNVRQEDIPFTETRDYVGRVLKSYQKYIKLYRT, from the coding sequence ATGCTTAAAAAGAAGAAAACAATTGGAACAAGCAAAAAGCTTCTTCTGGTTTTAATAGTCGTAATCCTTATAGGCTTTGTTCTGCTAAATATTCCTACATTTGAAAAAATCATCTATCCCTATCCACACCAAAAAATTGTGGAAAAATATGCGGCCCAATACGGTGTAGATCCTTTGCTTGTCGTGGCGATTATTCGGGAAGAGAGTAAATTTTTCCCTCAATCTCAATCTCATAAAGGGGCTGTAGGCTTAATGCAGCTTATGCCCAGCACGGCACAGGCAATTGCTGAAAGTTTAGGGGATAAGAGTTATTCTAATGAAGATCTCATCAACCCGGAAACCAATATTCAATTTGGAACCTGGTATTTAGGCAGTTTGGAAAAGGTTTTTTCGAACAATCTTATTTTAGTGATTGCTGCCTATAACGGCGGGAGAGGGCATGTTCAAGAATGGATTAAATCAGGGCAGATCAATCCTAATAATGTCCGGCAGGAGGATATACCCTTCACAGAAACAAGGGATTATGTGGGGCGAGTCTTGAAAAGTTATCAAAAATATATTAAACTTTACCGTA
- the coaE gene encoding dephospho-CoA kinase (Dephospho-CoA kinase (CoaE) performs the final step in coenzyme A biosynthesis.): MLTIGLTGGIGSGKSTVSQWFKNQGIPVIDADKAVHRLLQSDSDLISRLIMTFGSDIAGETGEILRGKLGKLVFADAAARKSLEGLVHPRVLDHMNREREVLENSGEKVCVWDVPLLFETGFEQHVDKVWVVWVPRDIQLQRVLKRDNLGIHEAEARIAAQGSLDEKCQRADTVIDNSGSIQETIEQLIAAWNDFKKHI; this comes from the coding sequence TTGTTAACAATCGGCCTGACCGGTGGTATTGGCAGCGGAAAGTCTACGGTATCTCAGTGGTTTAAAAATCAGGGAATTCCTGTAATCGATGCGGATAAAGCAGTTCACCGTTTGTTACAGTCGGATTCTGACCTGATTTCCAGGTTAATTATGACCTTCGGCTCAGACATCGCAGGGGAAACGGGAGAAATTCTGCGCGGCAAACTGGGGAAGTTGGTTTTTGCAGATGCTGCAGCCCGCAAAAGCCTTGAGGGGCTTGTCCATCCCCGGGTGCTTGACCATATGAATCGTGAACGAGAAGTGCTGGAAAATTCCGGTGAGAAGGTTTGTGTTTGGGATGTACCTTTGCTTTTTGAAACGGGATTTGAACAGCATGTTGATAAAGTTTGGGTTGTTTGGGTACCGAGGGATATACAGTTGCAACGTGTACTTAAGCGAGATAACTTAGGAATACACGAAGCCGAAGCACGAATTGCAGCGCAAGGTTCACTGGATGAAAAATGTCAGCGGGCCGATACAGTCATTGATAATTCTGGGAGTATTCAGGAAACCATTGAGCAGCTTATAGCAGCTTGGAACGATTTTAAAAAGCATATTTGA
- the ytaF gene encoding sporulation membrane protein YtaF, which translates to MGVALLMAVALSLDGFGVGLAYGLRRIRIPLGSLMVIAMCTVFAMGISMLFGSLVKLWLTFFPARLLGAVILLVLGVFQLTRAIINRNHESLPEAVPALAVIQEKPVLEPEFRFQLEFLGFVIQVLKTPQIADVDGSGGISPRESLLLGSALAMDAFASGIGAAMAGMTASVIGLVALTQIMMLCLGQQMAGKVPENWINKAEFLPGTVLILVGLGKLI; encoded by the coding sequence ATGGGAGTCGCATTACTTATGGCCGTGGCTTTAAGCCTGGATGGCTTTGGTGTTGGTTTGGCATACGGACTGCGCCGTATCCGTATACCGTTAGGTTCTTTAATGGTCATCGCCATGTGTACTGTTTTTGCCATGGGCATTTCTATGTTATTTGGGAGCTTGGTTAAGCTCTGGCTTACGTTTTTTCCTGCAAGGTTATTGGGAGCCGTGATATTATTAGTCTTAGGGGTATTTCAGTTAACCAGAGCAATCATTAACCGAAATCATGAATCATTACCTGAAGCAGTCCCCGCGCTAGCTGTAATCCAGGAAAAGCCTGTCCTGGAACCGGAGTTTCGTTTTCAATTGGAGTTTCTTGGCTTTGTAATTCAAGTTCTAAAAACACCGCAAATCGCAGATGTTGACGGCTCAGGCGGGATTAGTCCTAGAGAAAGCTTATTGTTGGGAAGTGCCCTGGCTATGGATGCTTTTGCCAGCGGAATAGGGGCTGCCATGGCAGGAATGACTGCTTCTGTCATTGGATTAGTGGCTCTGACCCAGATTATGATGTTATGCTTAGGTCAGCAAATGGCCGGTAAAGTTCCCGAAAATTGGATCAACAAAGCAGAATTTTTACCGGGTACTGTTTTAATTCTTGTGGGGTTGGGTAAATTGATTTGA
- a CDS encoding ABC-F family ATP-binding cassette domain-containing protein, translating to MSVLFCRDCGVDISGDPLFRQVSFALENGEKAALVGPNGAGKTTLIRACLGEVRLESGKVQILGSCGYLPQTPIIEDEGTVFQCMLQERADLLEIQNQLREIEKKMAYTSHEKIMEQYAALTERFERQGGYALEALIRKILAGLGLEGEANTLVQTLSGGQKTRLALCKLLLRSPELLILDEPTNHLDVAALEWLEGYLRDYPGALLIVSHDRYFLDRTVSKVFCLENGELKSYPGNYSEFELQRALENKTVSREAERLEKKIAKLEEYVRRNKAGVNSKQARGRESQLNKLKPIQVARSDHKLSISLGTAVRSGDRVLLLKDFAITFGQRTLFQDTQLDLRRGDRVALLGKNGVGKTSLLKGILRQIPYQGTIHLGANVKVAYYSQEHENLGNSGTVMDEIRAVSDFKDPEIRSLLARYGFRQDDVFKLVSVLSGGEKSRLALCKLFLEQGNLLLLDEPTNHLDIETRGVLEEALQDYDGTVLVVSHDRYFLDKVVQKIAELTPQGLTIFEGDYTYYREAKQQEESALAPIEKNAKSGYQEQQETRSLAREKKRLKQLEKEIEELEQTLERLESELSSAGTNYELAMNLHEEYEKVKKRRDSVLEEWIAAND from the coding sequence ATGAGTGTTTTGTTTTGCCGTGATTGCGGCGTAGATATTTCTGGAGATCCATTGTTCAGACAAGTGAGTTTTGCCTTGGAAAATGGAGAAAAAGCTGCTCTGGTAGGCCCCAATGGCGCCGGAAAAACCACCTTAATCCGAGCGTGTCTAGGGGAGGTTCGCTTGGAAAGCGGCAAGGTGCAGATTCTTGGTTCCTGCGGTTATCTTCCTCAGACTCCTATTATTGAAGACGAAGGGACAGTATTTCAATGCATGCTTCAAGAAAGGGCTGATTTGCTGGAAATACAGAATCAGCTTCGAGAAATAGAAAAGAAAATGGCCTATACGTCTCATGAGAAAATCATGGAGCAGTACGCAGCCTTGACAGAACGCTTTGAACGTCAAGGCGGATATGCCCTGGAAGCTTTAATTCGCAAGATTTTGGCCGGGCTTGGTCTTGAGGGGGAGGCTAATACCCTCGTTCAGACCTTGAGCGGAGGCCAGAAAACGAGATTAGCCTTGTGTAAGCTCTTGCTGCGTTCACCGGAGCTCTTGATTCTGGATGAACCGACGAATCATCTGGATGTTGCGGCATTGGAGTGGTTAGAAGGGTACTTGCGAGACTATCCGGGAGCCCTTCTTATCGTTTCTCACGATCGATATTTTTTAGATCGTACAGTGTCCAAAGTGTTTTGTCTGGAAAATGGAGAACTAAAAAGTTACCCTGGCAATTACTCCGAGTTCGAGCTTCAGCGTGCTTTAGAAAACAAAACGGTAAGCCGAGAAGCAGAACGGTTGGAGAAAAAAATTGCTAAACTAGAAGAATATGTGCGCAGAAATAAAGCAGGCGTTAATTCCAAGCAGGCCCGGGGACGGGAAAGTCAACTGAATAAGTTAAAGCCTATTCAAGTTGCCCGTTCTGATCATAAACTTTCAATTTCTCTAGGAACTGCAGTGCGCAGCGGTGACCGGGTTCTGCTCCTGAAAGACTTTGCCATTACTTTTGGGCAGCGTACTTTGTTTCAGGATACTCAGTTGGATCTGCGGCGCGGGGACCGTGTCGCTTTGCTGGGTAAAAACGGGGTAGGAAAAACTTCACTTTTGAAAGGAATCCTCCGCCAAATTCCTTATCAGGGAACAATACATTTAGGAGCCAACGTTAAGGTTGCCTATTATTCCCAGGAACACGAGAATCTGGGGAATTCAGGGACTGTTATGGATGAGATACGTGCAGTTTCCGATTTTAAAGATCCGGAAATCAGAAGCCTTTTGGCGAGGTATGGCTTTCGGCAGGATGATGTTTTTAAGCTTGTCAGTGTACTCAGCGGCGGAGAAAAAAGCCGCTTGGCTTTATGTAAATTATTCCTGGAACAAGGAAATTTGTTATTGTTGGACGAACCTACGAATCATCTGGATATTGAAACTCGCGGAGTCTTGGAAGAGGCCCTGCAGGATTATGACGGAACCGTCCTTGTTGTCTCCCATGACCGTTACTTCTTAGATAAAGTTGTTCAAAAAATAGCAGAATTAACTCCTCAAGGTCTGACAATTTTTGAGGGGGACTACACATACTATCGAGAGGCAAAGCAACAAGAAGAATCTGCCCTGGCCCCGATCGAGAAAAATGCCAAGTCCGGTTATCAGGAGCAACAAGAGACCCGCAGTTTAGCTCGGGAGAAAAAGCGGCTCAAGCAATTAGAAAAGGAAATTGAGGAATTGGAACAAACCCTGGAGAGATTAGAAAGCGAACTGTCATCAGCAGGCACTAATTATGAATTAGCCATGAATCTGCATGAGGAGTATGAGAAAGTAAAAAAACGCCGTGACAGTGTTTTGGAGGAATGGATTGCGGCGAATGATTGA
- the thpR gene encoding RNA 2',3'-cyclic phosphodiesterase, whose amino-acid sequence MMRLFIGIDIPDILKHSLLTFQSELKRLGINGSWKSKDNFHITLEFLGELDAIVIPDITDRMSIAAQHSQAFRLEIGGLGVFPSYKRPHTFWTAVGGNLPELFRLRDELHALLAQKGLRLEDRKFKPHITIASRPNFNDIDLSSLKTKNLGEFTVNEVTLFESVVLQGKRIYQPLNQLRLQG is encoded by the coding sequence ATGATGAGATTATTTATTGGTATCGATATACCGGATATTCTTAAACATTCCCTCCTTACCTTTCAATCAGAACTTAAAAGGCTGGGAATCAACGGCTCTTGGAAATCCAAGGATAACTTCCATATAACGCTGGAATTCTTAGGGGAACTTGACGCCATTGTAATACCGGACATTACCGATAGGATGTCTATAGCTGCTCAGCATAGTCAGGCTTTTAGATTAGAGATTGGCGGACTGGGAGTTTTCCCTTCATATAAGCGGCCGCACACTTTCTGGACCGCAGTGGGCGGAAACCTGCCGGAACTCTTCCGGCTAAGGGATGAGCTGCATGCTCTGCTCGCCCAAAAAGGTTTGCGTTTGGAAGATAGAAAATTTAAGCCGCATATTACCATAGCTTCTCGGCCAAATTTTAATGACATCGACTTATCAAGCCTAAAGACCAAGAATTTAGGTGAATTTACGGTTAATGAGGTAACTCTTTTTGAAAGCGTAGTCCTTCAAGGAAAGAGAATTTACCAACCTTTGAATCAATTAAGGCTACAGGGATAA
- the scpB gene encoding SMC-Scp complex subunit ScpB, with the protein MLFREPEMAALEALLFVAKNPLTLDLLEEILELDSAKISELLDELRRRYSSEACGLMLLELNGGFKLATKPEVARYIEILYKQPAQTLSNAALEVLSIIAYKQPVTRGEVDFIRGVQSDRALMTLVEKGLVKDVGRKEGPGRPILYGTTEHFLLHFGLSSLEDLPNLEAFALSEREVASSSELEEG; encoded by the coding sequence ATGCTGTTTAGGGAACCGGAAATGGCTGCTTTAGAAGCGCTGTTATTTGTTGCCAAGAATCCTTTGACTCTCGATTTGCTTGAGGAGATCCTCGAGTTGGATTCAGCAAAGATTTCAGAACTCTTAGATGAACTTCGCCGTCGATATTCCTCCGAGGCCTGCGGTCTAATGCTCTTAGAACTCAACGGGGGATTTAAATTAGCAACGAAACCGGAAGTGGCACGTTATATAGAAATTTTATATAAACAGCCGGCTCAGACCCTTTCCAATGCGGCCTTGGAAGTCCTCTCCATTATTGCCTATAAGCAGCCGGTGACTCGCGGAGAAGTTGATTTTATAAGAGGCGTTCAGTCTGATCGAGCCTTGATGACGTTAGTTGAGAAAGGCCTGGTAAAAGATGTTGGGCGTAAAGAAGGTCCTGGGCGTCCTATACTTTATGGAACAACGGAACACTTCCTCTTGCATTTTGGTTTGAGCTCCCTTGAGGATTTACCGAATCTCGAGGCTTTCGCTCTCAGTGAACGCGAGGTTGCCAGTTCCAGCGAACTAGAAGAAGGATAA
- a CDS encoding segregation and condensation protein A yields MESGNNNPNSPQIELPAYHGPLDLLLTLIQQEKVDIYDIPIARIADQFVEAVRQMESLDMEVTTEFLVLAAQLLFMKSRELLPKPAKSGQNQAEEEDLRQELAERLVAYRTYKQAAQMLEKIEVASGRSFNREIDVEELLVGVQPEDPLKGISFEDLWQAFCKVIERAEKGEEIREVEPDEIAIGVMLADVMRRVLLHPKGMRFTHLLRIRSRMEVVVSFLALLELLKAGKVRAEQSAVLSDIMLFPTEKAWEFIEEE; encoded by the coding sequence ATGGAAAGCGGAAATAACAATCCGAATAGTCCTCAGATAGAATTGCCTGCATATCATGGTCCTTTAGATTTACTTTTAACCTTAATTCAACAAGAAAAAGTAGATATCTATGATATACCCATTGCCCGGATCGCCGATCAGTTTGTAGAAGCGGTTCGCCAAATGGAGTCTTTAGATATGGAAGTGACAACTGAGTTCCTTGTTCTGGCAGCTCAGCTGCTCTTTATGAAATCAAGGGAACTGTTGCCGAAACCTGCCAAGAGTGGACAAAATCAGGCTGAAGAAGAAGACCTGCGCCAAGAACTAGCCGAACGACTGGTGGCTTATAGAACTTACAAACAGGCGGCTCAGATGTTAGAAAAAATCGAAGTTGCTTCTGGGCGTTCTTTTAATCGGGAAATTGATGTTGAGGAACTATTAGTCGGCGTCCAGCCGGAGGATCCCCTTAAGGGAATTTCCTTTGAGGATCTCTGGCAGGCCTTCTGTAAGGTTATTGAGCGAGCTGAAAAAGGCGAAGAAATTCGGGAAGTTGAGCCGGATGAAATTGCTATTGGGGTTATGCTTGCAGATGTGATGCGGCGAGTACTTCTTCACCCTAAGGGAATGCGCTTTACCCATTTATTGCGAATTAGATCGCGCATGGAAGTTGTCGTTTCTTTTCTTGCGCTCTTGGAACTGTTGAAAGCGGGCAAAGTTCGTGCAGAACAATCCGCAGTGCTCAGTGATATTATGCTGTTCCCGACGGAAAAGGCTTGGGAATTCATTGAAGAGGAGTAG
- the trpS gene encoding tryptophan--tRNA ligase, whose product MKGTIFSGMRPTGALHIGHLSVIQNWVSLQDDYNCYFSVVDLHALTSGYEDKLDFPRLRREIALDWLSVGIDPEKSAVFLQSEVKEHAELHLLLSMFTPLSWLERVPTYKDQIQQLSLQGKDLGTYGFLGYPMLMSADILVYKADTVPVGEDQLPHVELCREVARRFNHLYGPVFPEPKALVGKIPLLPGVDGRKMSKSYHNAISLTASPEEIKTRVQQMVTDPARLRKDDPGHPEVCVVDKFHQIYTSEAADLEENCRAGKIGCVACKRLLAENLEKLLSPFRERRAYWEEPGRVDNVLKEGALRAHEAASVTMKEVRSAMGL is encoded by the coding sequence ATGAAAGGTACTATTTTTAGCGGGATGCGTCCGACAGGGGCGTTGCATATTGGACACCTCAGTGTTATCCAAAACTGGGTCTCTTTGCAAGATGACTATAACTGTTATTTTTCGGTGGTTGATCTGCATGCTCTAACCTCAGGGTATGAAGACAAATTGGACTTCCCCCGCCTGCGCCGCGAAATCGCTCTTGATTGGCTGAGCGTGGGTATTGATCCTGAAAAAAGTGCTGTATTTCTCCAATCTGAGGTAAAAGAACATGCCGAACTTCATCTGCTCTTATCCATGTTTACGCCCTTATCCTGGCTGGAACGTGTTCCTACCTACAAGGACCAAATCCAACAATTAAGCCTCCAAGGAAAAGATTTGGGTACCTATGGTTTTTTAGGATACCCCATGTTAATGTCTGCCGATATCTTGGTCTACAAAGCAGACACTGTGCCGGTTGGCGAAGATCAACTTCCTCATGTTGAGCTTTGCCGGGAAGTCGCCCGGCGTTTTAATCATCTTTATGGCCCGGTCTTCCCGGAACCCAAAGCTCTTGTGGGCAAAATTCCCCTTTTGCCGGGTGTTGATGGCCGAAAGATGAGTAAAAGTTATCATAATGCTATTTCTCTCACAGCATCTCCTGAGGAGATTAAAACGCGGGTTCAACAAATGGTGACAGACCCGGCACGTCTCCGTAAAGATGACCCCGGTCATCCGGAGGTATGTGTTGTGGATAAGTTTCATCAGATATATACATCGGAAGCGGCGGATTTGGAAGAAAATTGCCGGGCGGGAAAAATTGGCTGTGTCGCTTGCAAACGACTCTTGGCCGAGAACTTAGAGAAACTATTAAGTCCTTTTAGGGAACGCCGCGCTTATTGGGAGGAACCGGGACGTGTGGATAATGTCTTGAAAGAAGGAGCACTGCGTGCTCACGAAGCGGCCTCGGTCACGATGAAAGAAGTTCGAAGTGCTATGGGGCTCTAA
- a CDS encoding site-2 protease family protein, which yields MNSLFGFDPATIIANVPALLIGFAFHEYAHAWVADRLGDPTPGSQGRLTMNPLAHLDVFGTLMALLYQFGWAKPVMINPRYFKGNKQRGRMLVALAGPISNLLVAFLALFAWYISMHWLHGTDWSSVIERVFSSIVFMNLGLGIFNLLPIPPLDGFSILAGILPERFARYLYLLEQYGMIILVILLFTDILNVVLYPAMNGIASVYQTIISLILTPFLGHLWLI from the coding sequence TTGAATTCTTTGTTCGGGTTTGATCCAGCAACCATTATCGCCAATGTACCGGCCTTATTGATCGGGTTTGCCTTTCATGAGTATGCTCATGCTTGGGTAGCCGACAGACTCGGGGATCCGACGCCTGGGAGTCAGGGACGCTTAACCATGAATCCCTTGGCGCATCTTGATGTTTTTGGAACGTTAATGGCCCTTTTATATCAATTTGGCTGGGCAAAGCCTGTAATGATCAATCCCCGCTATTTTAAAGGCAATAAACAGCGGGGAAGAATGCTGGTGGCATTAGCGGGACCAATTTCTAATTTGCTCGTCGCCTTTTTGGCCTTGTTCGCTTGGTATATCAGCATGCATTGGCTTCATGGCACAGATTGGAGTTCTGTCATTGAAAGAGTGTTCTCTTCCATCGTCTTTATGAATTTAGGCTTAGGCATTTTTAATCTCCTGCCTATCCCTCCTCTGGATGGTTTTTCAATTCTTGCAGGGATTTTGCCGGAACGGTTTGCCCGCTATCTCTATTTGCTTGAACAATACGGCATGATTATCTTGGTAATACTTTTATTTACAGATATTCTGAATGTTGTCTTATACCCGGCTATGAATGGAATTGCTTCCGTTTACCAGACGATTATTTCCTTGATCTTAACCCCTTTTTTGGGTCATTTATGGTTGATTTAA
- a CDS encoding CBS domain-containing protein: MDIILAHRQIDFDALASMVAAQKLYPNSVLVLDGKPNVYVQDFLALSKDQLRFSKAQEVDINDVSKVILVDTHELKRAGMLAEKITQTPGIEVEIYDHHPYSGPLKPGMFIDHVGSCATLLVEKLAGFGMPLSSFEATLIAIGIYDDTGSLLFDSTTVRDVRAVAYLLEQGANLSVIAEYLRKPLTEEQKELLQQLLDHGQTEFFEGVPVYLAYAETEEYVGGLALLAHRVGELEGADTWFLLVKMDQRVYIVGRSRGRGLAVNRLVEVFGGAGHERAASATIKDAELEAILKKLRFAIKSRATRPHLVRDMMSYPVKTVSPETRLGDVEKILLRYGHTGVPVTEDKTLVGIISRRDVEKAVRHGLQHAPVKGFMTRNVVTVDSDATLDEVQRVMVQNDIGRLPVVEDGDLVGIVSRSDVLRIVHGGAVPFETQLVRERSIAMRQDILELIGGLPSEEQGILEAVRDTAQEEECSVYLVGGFVRDLLLSFPTQDLDFVVEGNGGQFAQALMKRLPEGKLTQHVKFGTAHISFPNGSHLDVASTRVEYYSFPGALPQVEESCLRDDLFRRDFTINSMAICLNSEHFGELVDYYGGKRDLQQGKIRFLHNLSFIEDPTRMLRAVRFARRYNFKLAKETLEALFTAIETGVLLKLSVERFTEELFVIFQEDNYISMGQTLIRSGLFQGWFGEDYSWNFSEDDVQESVGWPLDQRWLSCISRINSEDIEKLCGRLSLNKTLRDETQIFLHLRAVLPKTQSISELDQLISKAPQGVIAVLAQDEHFRPRIMDCLESEKRIRMTLDGKKLLQMGVKEGPIIGEILEQVRRAWLEGKIHSTEEEREVAQQLIESMCRRR, encoded by the coding sequence ATGGATATCATTTTGGCTCATCGCCAAATCGATTTTGATGCTTTAGCATCAATGGTAGCTGCTCAAAAGCTCTATCCGAACAGTGTTTTGGTTCTTGACGGGAAGCCAAACGTTTATGTTCAGGACTTTTTAGCGTTATCGAAAGATCAACTGAGGTTTTCTAAAGCACAAGAGGTTGATATAAACGACGTTTCTAAGGTCATCCTGGTTGATACTCATGAATTAAAGAGGGCCGGAATGCTCGCTGAGAAGATCACTCAAACTCCGGGTATAGAAGTGGAAATCTATGATCATCATCCGTACAGCGGTCCCTTAAAACCAGGAATGTTTATTGATCATGTTGGATCCTGCGCTACACTGCTGGTGGAAAAGCTGGCAGGGTTTGGGATGCCCTTAAGCAGTTTTGAAGCAACATTAATTGCCATTGGGATTTATGATGATACAGGGAGTCTCTTATTTGACAGTACGACTGTACGCGATGTTCGTGCCGTAGCTTATTTGCTCGAACAAGGCGCAAATTTAAGTGTCATCGCTGAATATTTACGGAAACCTCTTACAGAGGAACAAAAAGAGCTCTTGCAGCAATTGCTTGATCATGGGCAAACAGAATTTTTTGAGGGGGTACCCGTTTATCTTGCTTATGCAGAAACCGAGGAATATGTTGGAGGACTTGCCTTATTGGCTCATCGTGTAGGGGAACTTGAAGGCGCCGACACTTGGTTTTTGTTGGTTAAAATGGATCAGAGAGTGTATATTGTTGGCCGTTCCAGGGGAAGAGGGCTGGCGGTTAATCGCTTGGTAGAGGTATTTGGAGGCGCGGGACATGAGAGAGCTGCTTCGGCTACTATTAAAGATGCAGAGCTTGAGGCAATATTAAAGAAATTGCGTTTTGCCATAAAAAGCAGGGCCACTCGCCCTCACTTAGTACGAGATATGATGAGTTATCCGGTTAAAACAGTTTCCCCGGAGACTCGTTTAGGTGATGTTGAAAAAATTCTTTTGCGTTATGGACATACCGGGGTTCCGGTAACCGAGGATAAAACGTTAGTGGGAATCATCTCACGCCGAGATGTAGAGAAGGCAGTGAGGCATGGACTTCAACATGCGCCTGTTAAAGGCTTTATGACGCGAAATGTTGTCACTGTGGACTCAGATGCAACTTTAGATGAAGTTCAGAGGGTCATGGTACAGAACGACATAGGGCGGCTTCCCGTGGTGGAAGATGGTGATTTAGTAGGTATTGTTTCCAGATCAGATGTTTTACGTATAGTCCATGGGGGGGCAGTTCCTTTCGAAACCCAACTGGTTCGAGAACGCAGTATTGCCATGCGTCAGGATATTTTAGAGCTAATCGGAGGATTGCCCTCTGAAGAACAGGGAATCCTGGAAGCTGTGCGGGACACTGCACAAGAGGAAGAATGTTCAGTTTATTTAGTCGGAGGGTTTGTCCGGGATTTACTCTTATCATTTCCTACTCAAGATTTGGATTTTGTCGTTGAAGGCAACGGCGGACAATTTGCTCAAGCCTTAATGAAACGTTTGCCGGAAGGAAAGCTGACTCAGCACGTGAAGTTTGGTACAGCTCATATTTCTTTTCCTAACGGGAGTCATCTGGATGTAGCAAGTACACGAGTAGAATATTATTCTTTTCCCGGTGCTCTTCCTCAAGTGGAAGAATCCTGCTTGCGAGATGATTTGTTCCGGCGTGACTTTACGATTAACTCTATGGCAATCTGCTTGAATTCAGAACATTTCGGAGAACTTGTCGATTACTATGGCGGCAAGCGGGACTTGCAGCAAGGTAAAATTCGTTTTTTACACAATTTAAGCTTTATTGAGGATCCTACCAGAATGCTGCGAGCCGTTCGTTTTGCCCGGCGCTATAACTTTAAACTAGCCAAAGAAACTCTGGAAGCATTATTTACGGCTATTGAGACGGGAGTTCTCTTGAAGCTTAGTGTCGAACGGTTTACGGAAGAACTGTTTGTAATCTTTCAGGAGGACAACTATATCTCAATGGGCCAAACCCTGATAAGAAGTGGTTTGTTTCAAGGGTGGTTTGGGGAAGATTATAGTTGGAACTTCAGCGAGGATGATGTTCAGGAAAGTGTTGGCTGGCCTTTAGACCAGCGATGGTTAAGCTGTATATCGAGAATAAACTCAGAAGATATAGAAAAACTATGCGGCCGTTTAAGCTTGAACAAGACGTTACGCGACGAAACTCAGATTTTTCTTCATTTACGGGCAGTTTTGCCGAAAACGCAATCAATCAGCGAACTTGACCAATTAATTAGCAAAGCTCCCCAAGGGGTTATTGCAGTTTTAGCGCAGGATGAGCATTTCCGGCCACGGATCATGGACTGTCTGGAATCTGAAAAGAGAATTCGTATGACCCTTGATGGGAAGAAACTCTTGCAGATGGGGGTTAAGGAAGGCCCGATAATCGGAGAAATATTAGAGCAGGTGCGCAGGGCCTGGCTCGAAGGCAAAATTCATTCAACGGAAGAAGAACGAGAAGTCGCTCAACAGTTGATTGAGTCCATGTGCAGGAGGAGGTAA